The Luteitalea sp. genome includes a window with the following:
- a CDS encoding PadR family transcriptional regulator, whose protein sequence is MDATGLPSGTVYPILRRLDREGLVRSRWEAEAQARREQRPTRRYYELTAAGERILADALNRYRALQEIVPRTLPRIRPARRGVTS, encoded by the coding sequence ATGGATGCGACCGGCCTCCCCAGCGGCACGGTGTACCCCATACTGCGGCGGCTCGATCGCGAAGGCCTCGTCCGCTCCCGCTGGGAAGCCGAGGCACAGGCACGTCGCGAGCAGCGCCCAACACGCCGGTATTACGAGCTGACCGCTGCCGGAGAACGCATACTCGCCGACGCCCTGAACCGCTACCGCGCTCTGCAGGAGATCGTCCCGCGCACGCTCCCCAGGATCAGACCCGCGCGGCGAGGGGTAACGTCATGA